A single Haloglycomyces albus DSM 45210 DNA region contains:
- a CDS encoding glucose PTS transporter subunit EIIB, producing the protein MDKAEAIVAGLGGLDNILEIEPCATRLRTEVEDEGAVDEAALKKAGAFGVMSSGNVIQVVVGPEADNIASDIEDLR; encoded by the coding sequence ATGGACAAAGCCGAAGCCATCGTTGCCGGTCTGGGTGGACTCGACAACATTCTCGAGATCGAACCGTGCGCCACTCGTCTGCGTACCGAGGTCGAGGACGAAGGGGCCGTCGACGAAGCCGCGCTGAAGAAGGCCGGTGCGTTCGGGGTCATGTCCTCCGGAAACGTCATTCAAGTGGTCGTCGGGCCGGAAGCCGACAACATCGCCTCCGACATCGAAGATCTGCGATAA
- a CDS encoding HAD-IIA family hydrolase, which yields MTNTPPPGPFDSWLSDMDGVLVHEGAPVPGANKFIERLQEAEKRFLVLTNNSIYTPRDLHVRLKNSGLHVPLESIYTSALAMADFLKSQRPGGSAYVIGEAGLTTALHDIDYILTDYRPDYVVLGETRRYDFASITTAVRLIKDGARFVCTNPDATGPSQDGLLPATGAVAAMISKATGKEPYYVGKPNPVMMRHALRKLQAHSESTVMIGDRMDTDVLSGLEAGLHTVLVLSGVTNTMDEVEQYPFRPNHVTDSVADLIDWI from the coding sequence ATGACAAACACACCGCCACCCGGACCGTTTGACTCCTGGCTGTCGGATATGGACGGCGTCCTCGTCCACGAGGGAGCCCCCGTTCCAGGAGCCAACAAATTCATCGAACGCCTACAGGAAGCCGAGAAACGCTTCCTCGTGCTCACCAACAACTCCATCTACACTCCACGCGACCTCCACGTGCGTCTGAAGAACTCCGGGCTGCACGTACCCCTCGAATCCATCTACACATCCGCGCTGGCCATGGCCGACTTCCTCAAAAGCCAACGCCCCGGCGGCTCGGCCTACGTCATCGGCGAAGCCGGGCTCACCACCGCCCTGCACGACATCGACTACATCCTCACCGATTACCGCCCCGACTACGTCGTCCTCGGCGAAACTCGCCGCTACGACTTCGCCTCCATCACCACCGCCGTACGGCTGATCAAGGACGGCGCTCGCTTCGTCTGCACCAACCCCGACGCCACCGGCCCCTCGCAGGACGGACTGTTGCCCGCGACCGGTGCCGTGGCGGCGATGATCAGCAAGGCCACCGGCAAGGAGCCCTATTACGTCGGTAAGCCGAATCCGGTCATGATGCGCCACGCCCTGCGTAAACTGCAGGCGCATTCGGAGTCGACGGTCATGATCGGCGACCGTATGGACACCGACGTGCTCTCCGGACTCGAAGCCGGACTGCATACCGTGCTGGTTCTGTCGGGGGTTACCAACACCATGGACGAGGTGGAGCAGTATCCGTTCCGCCCCAATCACGTCACCGATTCGGTGGCCGACCTCATCGACTGGATTTAG
- the ptsP gene encoding phosphoenolpyruvate--protein phosphotransferase has protein sequence MPKGVGVSAGVGVGPVRKMAAPITEPDPNGQLNGDASAEKARVAAATKAVSEDLQARADKASSLGRDEAAEVLEAQIMMASDPGLVDAAAAKMGEGLSAERAIYESFGTFRDMLAAAGGYMAGRVADLDDIRDRVIAVLTGQPVPGIPESDEPFVLVAEDLAPADTAGIDADIVTAIVTVQGGPTSHTAILARTMGIPAVVAMEGATDVETGTTVLVDGSSGEVTLSPAEEQIERAKAVAAKRAAAAKAATGPGATKDGERISVLANIGGPADVADAQDNGAEGVGLYRTEFLFLDRNDKPGFDEQVRAYQEVADAFPNQKVVVRTLDAGADKPLPFVNNDDEPNPALGVRGLRLAFNHDDVLDEQLRALAQVQSDSHADLWVMAPMVADLNDTKYFHDKATTAGLNTAGIMIEVPSAAITSAHLAKAADFFSIGTNDLTQYAYAADRQIGALARYQSPWQPGVLHLIAQAAQGASVEDKVCGVCGEAAADPVLACVLVGLGVTSLSMSAPAIPMVKAALAGHTLEQCRNAADVALGGATAEDAKEAALAHLPELRELGL, from the coding sequence GTGCCTAAAGGCGTAGGGGTTTCAGCCGGGGTCGGTGTCGGCCCCGTTCGTAAAATGGCCGCTCCCATAACCGAACCGGATCCGAACGGTCAACTGAACGGCGACGCGTCCGCCGAAAAAGCGCGCGTCGCCGCCGCGACCAAGGCCGTTTCAGAAGATCTTCAGGCGCGGGCGGACAAGGCGAGCTCACTCGGACGCGACGAGGCCGCCGAGGTCCTCGAAGCGCAGATCATGATGGCTTCCGACCCGGGACTGGTCGACGCGGCAGCGGCCAAAATGGGAGAAGGACTGTCCGCTGAACGGGCCATCTACGAGTCCTTCGGAACCTTCCGCGACATGCTCGCCGCCGCCGGTGGCTATATGGCCGGACGCGTGGCCGACCTCGACGACATTCGCGATCGAGTGATCGCCGTGCTCACCGGTCAACCCGTCCCCGGCATCCCCGAATCCGACGAACCGTTCGTCCTCGTGGCCGAGGATCTGGCGCCCGCCGACACCGCCGGAATCGACGCCGACATCGTCACCGCGATCGTCACCGTCCAAGGCGGACCGACATCACACACCGCGATCCTGGCCCGCACCATGGGTATCCCCGCCGTCGTCGCCATGGAAGGCGCGACCGACGTGGAAACCGGTACGACCGTGCTGGTCGACGGATCGAGCGGAGAGGTCACTCTATCGCCCGCCGAGGAACAAATCGAGCGCGCCAAGGCCGTGGCCGCCAAACGCGCCGCAGCGGCCAAAGCCGCCACCGGGCCGGGAGCCACCAAGGACGGCGAGCGCATTTCCGTGCTCGCCAATATCGGCGGCCCCGCCGATGTGGCGGACGCCCAAGACAATGGAGCCGAAGGGGTCGGTCTGTACCGCACCGAATTCCTCTTCCTCGACCGCAATGACAAGCCCGGCTTCGACGAACAGGTCCGTGCCTATCAAGAGGTAGCCGACGCTTTCCCGAACCAGAAAGTCGTCGTGCGGACCCTGGACGCGGGTGCCGACAAGCCGTTGCCGTTCGTCAACAACGACGACGAACCCAACCCGGCCCTAGGCGTACGCGGACTGCGACTGGCGTTCAACCACGACGATGTCCTCGACGAACAGTTGCGCGCCCTGGCGCAGGTGCAGTCCGACTCTCACGCCGACCTGTGGGTCATGGCTCCAATGGTGGCGGACCTGAACGACACCAAATACTTCCATGACAAAGCCACCACCGCCGGTCTGAACACCGCCGGAATCATGATCGAAGTACCGTCGGCGGCGATCACCTCGGCGCACCTGGCGAAGGCGGCCGACTTCTTCAGCATCGGTACCAATGACCTGACCCAGTACGCCTACGCCGCCGACCGACAGATCGGCGCGTTGGCCCGCTACCAGAGTCCCTGGCAGCCCGGGGTTCTGCACCTCATCGCCCAAGCAGCGCAAGGTGCGTCGGTGGAGGACAAGGTATGCGGAGTCTGCGGTGAAGCGGCCGCCGACCCGGTTCTCGCCTGTGTACTGGTGGGACTCGGCGTCACCAGCCTGTCCATGTCGGCCCCGGCCATTCCCATGGTCAAAGCCGCCTTGGCCGGGCATACGCTGGAACAATGCCGAAACGCGGCCGACGTGGCACTCGGCGGGGCCACCGCTGAAGACGCCAAGGAAGCGGCGCTCGCGCACCTGCCGGAGTTGCGCGAACTGGGATTGTAA
- a CDS encoding PTS sugar transporter subunit IIA, with protein sequence MAEVLAPVAGDITPLDQVSDPVFAQGFVGPGLAVTPVAEPTTAVAAIGGTVTKLHPHAYVITGDDGRGVLVHLGIDTVELKGEGFTLLAAEGDTVTAGQAIVEWNPAEIKAGGKDTVCPVVALDGQPDAITDHATGEVSAGDRLFTWQ encoded by the coding sequence ATGGCTGAAGTACTGGCTCCAGTGGCCGGCGACATCACCCCGCTCGACCAGGTCTCCGACCCGGTCTTCGCGCAGGGATTCGTCGGCCCGGGGCTGGCGGTCACACCGGTCGCCGAGCCCACCACCGCAGTCGCCGCCATCGGCGGCACGGTTACCAAACTCCATCCGCACGCCTACGTCATCACCGGTGACGACGGGCGTGGAGTCCTCGTGCATCTGGGAATCGACACCGTCGAACTCAAAGGCGAAGGATTCACACTCCTGGCCGCTGAAGGCGACACCGTCACCGCCGGCCAAGCGATCGTGGAGTGGAATCCCGCTGAGATCAAGGCCGGAGGCAAGGACACCGTTTGCCCCGTCGTCGCGCTCGACGGACAACCCGATGCGATAACCGATCACGCCACCGGGGAAGTCTCCGCGGGAGATCGCCTTTTCACGTGGCAGTAA
- a CDS encoding DEAD/DEAH box helicase, which produces MRTPDLAADICGENLTHLHQLPSRLPQAVTWPDWATPELRDAFSRSGIDQPWAHQVDAATSAYDGHDTIVSTGTASGKSLAYLLPTLEAISSSEHAKTLYLSPTKALAVDQARAVTDIEFSGVVPAVVDGDTPYDERRWAAAYANMVFTNPDLLHHSLLPRHRRWRAFLSGLRYLVIDETHLYRGIFGSHMSWVVRRLLRLARHYHADPTVIAASATCANPADLLETLTGRPAHAVTGDSSGRPDTTVALTTCSSIEMGGETISVSTLSETARLLADLTSRNYRTLAFVPSRRGAEIVASETKDRLGADPVGDRIAAYRAGYLRQHRRELEDRLRDGSLMGLATTNALELGIDITGLDAVILCGYPGRLASFWQQVGRAGRTSKDALAVFIAKDDPLDTYLIHHPERLLEHPVEAGVCDPANPYVLAGHLCLAAGEKPLLESELEGLPGAMDVVSELCSQKLLRRRAGGRYYWVGDERPEVNLRGSGPGEVDIAEIDSGELIGTVDLSASHRLVHTGAVYVHQGQTFLVDELDLDGRAALVHRANPPWTTSTQDISHLEIIDTESVEQFGDISMYYGSVEVTNAVVSYQRRRSPSGEVIDTRPLDLPAQTLQTKAVWWTFQESVVSDIADLAGALHAAEHAAIGLLPLIATCDRWDIGGLSTDLHPDTETPTIFIYDGHPGGAGIAAAGYRDMATWLSATREAIADCGCERGCPSCIHSPKCGNGNDPLSKTGSMTVLDRLLKRAT; this is translated from the coding sequence ATGCGGACTCCCGACCTAGCCGCCGATATTTGCGGAGAGAACCTCACCCACCTGCACCAACTCCCCAGCCGCCTTCCCCAAGCCGTCACGTGGCCCGACTGGGCCACGCCCGAACTACGCGACGCGTTCTCCCGCAGTGGAATCGATCAACCCTGGGCTCATCAAGTCGACGCCGCCACCAGTGCCTACGACGGCCACGACACCATCGTCTCCACAGGAACGGCCTCCGGAAAAAGCCTTGCCTACCTCCTACCCACCTTGGAGGCCATCTCGAGCTCCGAACACGCCAAGACTCTCTACCTCTCGCCCACCAAAGCGCTCGCCGTCGACCAGGCACGCGCCGTCACCGACATCGAATTCAGCGGCGTCGTTCCCGCAGTCGTGGACGGAGACACCCCCTACGACGAGCGCCGCTGGGCCGCTGCCTACGCCAACATGGTGTTCACCAACCCCGACCTCCTCCACCACTCCCTACTGCCCCGCCACCGGCGCTGGCGCGCCTTCCTTTCCGGGCTGCGCTACCTCGTCATCGACGAAACCCACCTGTACAGGGGCATCTTCGGTTCGCACATGTCCTGGGTGGTCCGCCGTCTCCTACGCCTCGCCCGGCACTACCATGCCGATCCCACCGTCATCGCCGCCTCCGCCACCTGCGCCAACCCGGCCGACCTCCTGGAAACCCTCACCGGGCGTCCCGCTCACGCCGTCACCGGTGACTCCTCCGGTCGACCGGACACCACCGTCGCCCTCACCACCTGCAGTTCCATTGAAATGGGCGGAGAGACCATCAGCGTCTCCACCCTCAGCGAAACCGCCCGGCTGCTTGCCGACCTCACTTCTCGCAACTACCGCACCCTCGCGTTCGTCCCGTCTCGACGCGGAGCCGAAATCGTCGCCTCCGAGACCAAAGACCGGCTCGGGGCCGACCCGGTCGGCGACCGTATCGCCGCCTACCGCGCCGGATACCTCCGGCAACACCGTCGTGAACTGGAAGATCGACTTCGCGACGGCTCACTCATGGGGCTGGCCACCACCAACGCGCTCGAACTGGGAATCGACATCACCGGACTGGACGCGGTCATACTCTGCGGATACCCGGGCCGTCTGGCGTCATTCTGGCAGCAGGTCGGGCGTGCGGGTCGAACGTCCAAAGACGCGCTGGCCGTATTCATCGCCAAGGACGATCCGCTGGACACCTACCTCATTCACCACCCCGAACGACTCCTGGAACATCCAGTTGAGGCAGGGGTGTGCGACCCGGCGAATCCGTATGTCCTGGCCGGTCATCTGTGTCTGGCCGCCGGGGAAAAACCGCTCCTGGAATCGGAGCTGGAAGGACTACCGGGAGCGATGGACGTCGTCTCCGAACTGTGCTCGCAGAAACTCCTCCGCCGCCGCGCCGGAGGTCGTTATTACTGGGTGGGAGACGAACGACCCGAGGTCAATCTGCGTGGTTCGGGTCCCGGCGAAGTGGACATAGCCGAGATCGACAGCGGGGAACTCATCGGCACGGTGGATCTCTCGGCCTCCCACCGCCTCGTGCACACCGGTGCGGTATACGTCCATCAAGGACAGACTTTTCTGGTCGATGAGCTCGATCTCGACGGTCGAGCGGCCCTCGTGCACCGCGCCAACCCGCCATGGACCACCTCGACGCAGGACATCTCCCACCTGGAGATCATCGATACCGAAAGCGTGGAGCAATTCGGCGACATCTCCATGTATTACGGCTCGGTGGAAGTCACCAATGCGGTGGTGTCCTACCAGCGCCGACGCTCTCCCAGCGGGGAGGTCATTGATACCCGTCCACTCGATCTACCCGCCCAAACGCTACAGACCAAGGCGGTGTGGTGGACGTTCCAGGAATCAGTCGTCAGCGATATCGCGGACCTGGCCGGTGCCCTGCACGCCGCCGAACACGCTGCGATCGGTCTATTGCCACTGATCGCCACCTGCGACCGGTGGGACATCGGCGGACTGTCGACCGACCTGCATCCCGATACCGAGACTCCGACCATCTTCATCTACGACGGTCATCCAGGAGGAGCGGGTATTGCCGCAGCCGGATACCGGGACATGGCCACCTGGTTGTCGGCCACTCGGGAAGCCATTGCCGACTGCGGATGCGAGCGCGGCTGCCCCTCCTGCATCCATTCCCCCAAGTGCGGCAACGGCAACGACCCTCTGTCCAAAACCGGAAGCATGACCGTTCTCGATCGCCTCCTGAAACGGGCGACCTGA
- a CDS encoding MFS transporter yields MSFENNSEDFALREVLFLALTACVGGAALFTVDFILVLQLQSSGFGGAAVALLITCGTVPVVALTPIAGRIADRFDSRWIMSLSGLAQSVFILAMTQTNGYVAHLVLLSLCACGTAVMAPTVSALVPRMASGRKLPIAISFVQTGNLLGMVIGPAAAGFLVAAYDTDVALTIVAAAALGRALFSLTIRTRRGGAANLVTDDAATESRTWTLRSDRLILTTVIGLGGCLMVLSAANVLEVFLVREVYGAGEATYGIINSSWTFGMTIGALIVGWTISRFTRDMTLSWSVMFSVGAMCAIILVIAQPLPSVNLIIPLYFLGGIMNAGINAGVQTIVARRVPEAHRGRAGARINGTVQGASLVGFGFGALLSTMFSVETALMIAAGGGLAVAIGCVPCINRTARTSPEPAVDGETDTVPAEKETTETEKEPPLAKA; encoded by the coding sequence ATGAGCTTCGAAAATAATTCTGAAGACTTTGCGCTTCGCGAAGTACTCTTCCTCGCCCTCACCGCTTGCGTGGGAGGCGCTGCTCTATTCACAGTGGACTTCATACTGGTACTTCAGCTGCAAAGTTCAGGATTCGGCGGTGCCGCAGTCGCTCTCCTCATCACCTGTGGCACCGTTCCGGTCGTCGCTCTCACTCCGATCGCCGGACGGATCGCCGACCGCTTCGACAGTCGCTGGATCATGTCGCTCAGCGGCCTCGCCCAGTCCGTATTCATCCTGGCCATGACCCAAACCAACGGCTATGTCGCACATTTGGTGCTGCTTTCCCTGTGCGCCTGCGGAACCGCCGTCATGGCTCCCACCGTGTCCGCCCTGGTCCCCCGCATGGCCTCCGGTAGAAAACTCCCCATCGCGATTTCCTTCGTGCAGACCGGCAATCTCCTGGGTATGGTGATCGGCCCCGCTGCCGCCGGCTTCCTCGTCGCCGCCTACGACACCGACGTCGCGCTCACCATCGTCGCGGCGGCCGCGCTGGGGCGTGCGCTCTTCAGCCTCACCATCCGCACGCGGCGGGGCGGTGCCGCCAACCTCGTCACGGATGACGCTGCAACCGAGAGTCGCACCTGGACTCTCCGGTCCGACCGCCTCATCCTGACGACCGTCATCGGCCTCGGCGGGTGCCTGATGGTGTTGAGCGCCGCGAACGTCCTCGAAGTCTTCCTGGTCCGCGAGGTCTATGGCGCCGGTGAGGCTACCTACGGAATCATCAACTCGAGTTGGACGTTCGGCATGACCATCGGTGCACTGATCGTCGGGTGGACCATCAGCCGCTTCACTCGGGACATGACCTTGTCTTGGAGTGTCATGTTCAGCGTGGGAGCCATGTGCGCGATCATCCTCGTCATCGCCCAGCCTCTGCCCAGCGTCAACCTCATCATCCCGCTGTACTTCCTCGGAGGGATCATGAACGCCGGGATCAATGCGGGCGTGCAGACGATCGTGGCACGGCGGGTACCGGAAGCCCATCGTGGACGTGCCGGAGCTCGCATCAACGGCACGGTACAGGGAGCGTCGCTGGTCGGATTCGGTTTTGGCGCTCTGCTCTCCACGATGTTCAGCGTGGAAACGGCACTCATGATCGCGGCCGGTGGGGGTCTGGCCGTCGCGATCGGATGCGTCCCCTGCATCAACCGCACCGCTCGGACTTCACCCGAACCCGCCGTGGACGGTGAAACCGACACCGTTCCGGCAGAAAAGGAAACCACCGAGACCGAAAAGGAGCCGCCGCTGGCGAAAGCATAG
- a CDS encoding HPr family phosphocarrier protein has translation MAQKTLEVTLETGLHARPAAQFVQTASESDVDVTIAKGDGDPVNAKSMLSLMGLDVRKGDQITLETEDNGVLDKLEVLVTTGA, from the coding sequence ATGGCACAGAAAACCCTAGAGGTCACCCTCGAGACGGGGCTACACGCACGCCCCGCCGCTCAGTTTGTGCAGACGGCGAGTGAAAGTGACGTCGATGTCACGATCGCCAAAGGCGACGGGGACCCCGTCAACGCCAAATCGATGCTGTCGCTCATGGGACTCGACGTCCGCAAAGGCGACCAAATTACCTTGGAAACCGAAGACAATGGCGTCCTCGACAAACTGGAAGTGCTGGTGACCACCGGTGCCTAA
- a CDS encoding winged helix-turn-helix domain-containing protein produces MPEKKSSESAAADEHFTISDPKRMKVLSHPARIAVFDLLNGSEIRDGDGMTATEISRHVGLSPSATSYHLRAMYKAGFVEPAPDRGDKRERVWQMTMKKVSFQAEEGAPRSTYVAESEIARSFMEADSNAFLRAMENRSHSRDQEAIAKSMNYGRLNVMLSEEENTELIERLMDLQQEFSERAAGRSRERNADHDYRLVHLRFQVFPEIGDQDDRGDSPQPQK; encoded by the coding sequence ATGCCTGAAAAGAAGTCTTCAGAATCTGCCGCAGCGGACGAGCACTTTACCATTTCGGACCCGAAACGTATGAAAGTGCTGTCGCACCCAGCACGCATAGCGGTGTTCGACCTCCTCAACGGCTCGGAGATTCGCGACGGTGACGGCATGACCGCCACGGAAATATCGCGGCACGTCGGCCTCTCCCCCAGCGCTACGAGCTATCATCTGCGGGCCATGTACAAGGCCGGCTTCGTCGAACCGGCCCCGGATCGCGGCGACAAGCGCGAGCGGGTCTGGCAGATGACCATGAAGAAGGTCAGCTTTCAGGCAGAGGAGGGTGCCCCCAGGAGTACCTACGTCGCTGAGTCGGAGATAGCTCGTTCGTTCATGGAAGCGGATTCCAATGCGTTTCTGCGAGCCATGGAGAATCGCTCCCACAGCCGTGACCAGGAAGCGATAGCCAAATCCATGAACTACGGCCGCCTGAACGTCATGTTGTCCGAGGAGGAGAACACCGAACTCATTGAACGCCTGATGGATCTACAGCAGGAATTTTCGGAACGAGCCGCCGGTCGCAGCAGGGAACGGAACGCTGACCACGATTACCGGCTGGTTCACCTACGCTTCCAGGTCTTTCCTGAGATCGGAGATCAAGACGACCGTGGGGACTCACCTCAACCGCAGAAGTAG
- a CDS encoding DUF3263 domain-containing protein yields the protein MTASLTDRQRDILDFEARWWQESGNKIQAIVDDLGMKPEAYFQALAQLVDSPAAEKHRPEVVRALRAARDRRRREVVGEEH from the coding sequence ATGACGGCGTCACTCACCGATCGACAGCGCGACATCCTCGACTTCGAGGCCCGGTGGTGGCAGGAAAGCGGTAATAAGATCCAGGCGATCGTCGATGACCTGGGTATGAAACCGGAGGCCTATTTTCAGGCGCTGGCGCAACTGGTGGACTCTCCCGCCGCCGAGAAACACCGTCCCGAGGTCGTCAGGGCCTTGCGGGCGGCACGTGATCGGCGGCGCCGCGAAGTGGTCGGCGAGGAGCACTAA
- a CDS encoding FABP family protein, which produces MTGQESDVPEEFATTYQSVEPYPYEETNNLRKGPDLHGDLLPLLPLVGKWRGRGQGGYPDVEDFFYAQEVEFSHDGRPFLYYRARSWIVDADGKAIRPAAQESGYWKIETGKGNQPEVEAMIAHPTGIQELFYGQAKGTQIEVGTDAVMRSPHAKEVTAEKRLYGIVEGALMYAIEMAAEGHPMTPHLSARLERVEG; this is translated from the coding sequence GTGACTGGCCAAGAAAGCGACGTGCCCGAAGAGTTCGCCACCACCTACCAGTCGGTCGAGCCGTACCCCTATGAGGAGACGAATAACCTTCGCAAAGGCCCGGACCTACACGGTGACCTGCTTCCCCTGCTGCCCTTGGTCGGCAAATGGCGCGGCCGAGGACAAGGCGGCTACCCGGACGTGGAGGACTTCTTCTACGCCCAGGAAGTGGAATTCTCCCACGACGGTCGCCCCTTCCTGTACTACCGGGCACGGTCGTGGATCGTCGACGCGGACGGCAAGGCCATTCGCCCCGCCGCGCAGGAATCCGGGTACTGGAAGATCGAAACCGGCAAGGGCAACCAGCCCGAAGTCGAAGCCATGATCGCCCACCCCACCGGAATCCAAGAGCTCTTCTACGGCCAGGCCAAGGGCACGCAGATCGAAGTCGGTACCGACGCCGTCATGCGCAGCCCCCACGCCAAGGAAGTGACGGCGGAAAAGCGGCTGTACGGGATCGTGGAAGGTGCCCTGATGTACGCCATAGAGATGGCCGCCGAAGGCCACCCCATGACGCCGCACCTCTCGGCCCGCCTGGAGCGCGTCGAAGGCTGA
- a CDS encoding PTS transporter subunit EIIC, with product MASSTKSGGSALAVLQRLGRSLMLPIATLPAAALLLRLGQDDLLGPDGLGQYLDWMNPVAKVVGAAGGSLFDNLPILFAVGIAFGFAKKGDGSAAVAGLVGYLVFHNVSMSMFADSSISDDVMVQDAEGEPLLNLGMQNPTGVLGGVVIGIVAALLWQRFHRIKLPTWLSFFGGRRFVPIVTAVSALLLAVLAGFVWPAVSGPIDDFGNFLTDYGAIGAGIYGVINRLLLPFGLHHILNSVVWFTVPNCEVDGQTYTGDLNCYFQGVEGTGTFMAGFFPIMMFAMPAVVLAFYVTARPENKKTVASFAIATGVTSFVTGITEPIEFAFIFIAPLLLGVHAVLTGVSLFLADILGVKIGFGFSAGAIDYVLNFTKSNTENPLGVVLIGLIMFAVYFLIFTFLIKKLNLPTPGREALDGNGTADDGDEKAEAKADKESSSGSTTSESEDKPKNDKNH from the coding sequence GTGGCGTCGTCCACTAAATCCGGAGGAAGTGCCCTCGCTGTTCTACAGCGGCTCGGGCGAAGCCTCATGTTGCCGATCGCGACTCTGCCCGCGGCGGCTCTGCTACTACGTTTGGGACAAGATGACCTGCTCGGCCCCGATGGTCTCGGTCAATATCTCGACTGGATGAACCCCGTGGCGAAGGTGGTCGGAGCGGCCGGTGGCTCGCTCTTCGACAACCTCCCCATTCTTTTCGCCGTCGGTATCGCCTTTGGATTCGCCAAAAAAGGCGACGGCTCGGCGGCGGTGGCCGGTCTCGTCGGCTACCTCGTTTTCCATAACGTCAGCATGAGCATGTTCGCTGACTCCAGCATTTCCGACGATGTCATGGTTCAGGACGCCGAAGGAGAGCCGCTGCTCAACCTCGGCATGCAGAACCCGACCGGGGTTCTCGGCGGTGTCGTCATCGGTATCGTCGCCGCGCTTCTTTGGCAACGTTTCCACCGCATCAAGTTGCCGACCTGGCTGTCGTTCTTCGGTGGACGTCGTTTCGTGCCCATCGTTACCGCCGTGTCGGCACTGCTGTTGGCGGTTCTGGCCGGCTTTGTATGGCCCGCCGTTTCCGGCCCCATCGACGACTTCGGTAACTTCCTGACCGACTACGGTGCCATCGGTGCCGGTATCTACGGTGTCATCAACCGTCTGCTGTTGCCGTTCGGTCTGCACCACATTCTCAATTCCGTCGTCTGGTTCACCGTTCCCAACTGTGAAGTGGACGGCCAGACCTACACCGGGGATCTGAACTGTTACTTCCAAGGTGTGGAAGGAACCGGTACGTTCATGGCCGGATTCTTCCCGATCATGATGTTCGCGATGCCGGCCGTTGTGCTCGCCTTCTACGTGACCGCTCGTCCGGAGAACAAGAAGACCGTCGCCTCCTTCGCCATCGCCACGGGTGTGACCTCGTTCGTCACCGGTATCACCGAGCCGATCGAGTTCGCCTTCATCTTCATCGCTCCGCTGCTGCTCGGTGTTCACGCCGTGCTGACCGGTGTGTCGCTGTTCTTGGCCGACATATTGGGGGTCAAGATAGGCTTCGGATTCTCAGCGGGCGCAATCGACTACGTATTGAACTTTACGAAGTCCAATACGGAAAATCCGCTGGGTGTGGTGCTCATCGGTCTGATCATGTTCGCCGTATACTTCTTGATCTTCACCTTCCTGATCAAGAAGCTCAACCTGCCGACGCCGGGACGTGAGGCCCTGGACGGCAACGGCACGGCCGACGACGGCGACGAAAAGGCCGAGGCCAAGGCCGATAAGGAGTCCTCTTCCGGCTCCACGACGTCCGAGTCCGAGGACAAACCGAAGAACGATAAGAACCACTAG